Proteins encoded by one window of Mesorhizobium sp. INR15:
- a CDS encoding DUF2244 domain-containing protein yields MSDTNASFQADEPFFQALLTPHRSLGKTGFAVLMGTLLFGWVVTGAFFLSRGAWPVFGFFGLDVIAVYIAFRVNYRAARAREEVSVSRTSLDIRKTAPSGKSEAHRFNPFWARFSVSRHAEIGITAMTVEGQGQNVPIGGFLNPDDRESFATAFSRALATARTR; encoded by the coding sequence ATGAGCGATACAAACGCCTCTTTCCAGGCTGACGAACCATTCTTCCAGGCGCTGCTGACACCGCATCGGTCGCTGGGCAAGACCGGGTTTGCCGTGCTGATGGGCACACTTCTGTTCGGCTGGGTGGTGACCGGCGCATTCTTCCTGTCGCGTGGCGCCTGGCCGGTGTTCGGCTTCTTTGGCCTCGATGTGATCGCCGTCTATATCGCCTTCCGCGTCAACTACCGCGCCGCGCGGGCCCGTGAGGAGGTCTCGGTGTCACGCACCAGCCTTGATATCCGCAAGACGGCTCCGTCGGGGAAATCGGAAGCGCATCGCTTCAACCCGTTCTGGGCGCGCTTCTCGGTCTCCCGCCACGCCGAGATCGGCATCACCGCGATGACAGTGGAAGGCCAGGGGCAGAACGTGCCGATTGGCGGCTTCCTCAATCCCGACGATCGCGAGAGCTTTGCAACCGCTTTTTCACGCGCGCTGGCGACCGCCAGGACGCGCTAG
- a CDS encoding DUF2214 family protein yields the protein MDTTDLILAIVHHLLVFSLAGIIGAEFVLIRGDLPATTIRRLAGIDRHYGAIAMLIIIIGIGRVVYGLRGWEFYVHNWVFWAKMIAFGIVGLLSIQPTMRFISWNRQARANPSFLVPASELASVKTFIRAEAAVFLLIPIFAAAMARGYGI from the coding sequence ATGGATACCACCGATCTCATACTGGCGATTGTCCATCATCTGCTGGTGTTTTCGCTGGCCGGGATCATCGGCGCCGAATTCGTGCTGATCCGAGGCGACTTGCCCGCCACGACGATCCGGCGGCTGGCCGGCATTGACCGTCACTATGGCGCCATTGCCATGCTGATCATCATCATCGGCATCGGCCGCGTCGTATACGGCCTGAGGGGCTGGGAGTTCTATGTCCACAATTGGGTGTTCTGGGCCAAGATGATCGCCTTTGGCATCGTCGGGCTGCTGTCAATCCAGCCAACCATGCGCTTCATTTCCTGGAACAGGCAAGCGCGCGCCAATCCCTCGTTCCTGGTGCCGGCAAGCGAGCTTGCCTCGGTGAAGACCTTTATCCGCGCCGAGGCCGCCGTCTTCCTGCTGATCCCGATCTTCGCCGCCGCGATGGCGCGCGGCTACGGGATCTGA
- the nth gene encoding endonuclease III: MASPKSKDSSIPKKELLPGRRDGSNAKPRPRPVRRSSRYSPAEVHEIFRRFSVQRPEPKGELEHVNAFTLLVAVVLSAQATDVGVNKATRALFKIADTPQKMLALGEAKVGDHIRTIGLWRNKAKNVIALSEALIRDHGGEVPDDRDELVKLPGVGRKTANVVLNMAFGQHTMAVDTHIFRIGNRLGLAPGKTPEQVEQGLLKIIPDEYMRHAHHWLILHGRYVCKARKPDCPACVIADICKAAEKTAGIAAPLVPIEPLETAAENQIP; the protein is encoded by the coding sequence ATGGCGAGCCCCAAGTCCAAAGATTCTTCCATTCCCAAAAAAGAGCTGTTGCCCGGGCGGCGCGACGGGTCGAACGCCAAGCCGCGTCCCCGGCCGGTGCGACGCTCGTCGCGCTACAGCCCGGCCGAGGTGCATGAGATTTTCCGGCGCTTTTCGGTTCAGCGGCCGGAACCGAAGGGCGAACTGGAGCATGTGAACGCCTTCACGTTGCTGGTCGCGGTGGTGCTTTCGGCGCAGGCAACCGACGTCGGCGTCAACAAGGCGACGCGGGCACTGTTCAAGATTGCCGACACGCCGCAAAAGATGCTGGCGCTCGGCGAAGCCAAGGTCGGCGATCACATCCGCACCATCGGCCTGTGGCGCAACAAGGCCAAGAATGTCATCGCACTATCGGAAGCGCTGATCCGCGACCATGGCGGCGAGGTGCCTGATGACCGAGACGAACTGGTGAAGTTGCCGGGCGTCGGACGCAAGACCGCCAATGTCGTGCTCAACATGGCCTTTGGCCAGCATACGATGGCGGTCGATACGCACATTTTCCGCATAGGCAACCGGCTTGGGCTGGCGCCGGGCAAGACGCCTGAGCAGGTCGAGCAGGGCCTGCTGAAAATCATTCCCGACGAATACATGCGCCATGCGCATCATTGGCTGATCCTGCACGGCCGCTATGTCTGCAAGGCTCGCAAGCCGGATTGCCCGGCCTGCGTCATCGCCGACATCTGCAAGGCTGCGGAGAAGACGGCGGGCATTGCCGCACCACTGGTGCCGATTGAACCGCTTGAAACGGCCGCCGAAAATCAGATCCCGTAG
- a CDS encoding bifunctional helix-turn-helix domain-containing protein/methylated-DNA--[protein]-cysteine S-methyltransferase, producing the protein MSTQTAILKKDITPEGSDYEIVRRAIEKISLDYRDQPSLEELAEEVGETPTGLQKLFTRWAGLSPKAFLQAVTLDHARKLLDSGMPLLETSFELGMSGPGRLHDLFVTHEAMSPGDYKTRGAGLTIRYGYHTSPFGTALIMATDRGLAGLAFNDPGEERAAFADMSSRWPNAVYVEDMAATGPYAARIFDPTLWRADQPLHVVMIGTDFQVRVWEALLKIPMGKASTYSSIAASIGSPSASRAVGAANGANPLSFVVPCHRAIGKSGDLTGYHWGLTRKRAILGWEAGQIAS; encoded by the coding sequence ATGAGCACACAGACAGCAATCCTCAAAAAGGACATCACGCCCGAAGGCAGCGACTACGAAATCGTGCGCCGCGCCATCGAGAAGATCAGCCTCGATTATCGAGACCAGCCGTCGCTGGAAGAATTGGCGGAAGAAGTCGGCGAAACGCCGACCGGGCTGCAGAAGCTGTTCACCCGCTGGGCCGGCCTGTCTCCCAAGGCCTTCCTGCAAGCGGTGACGCTCGACCATGCCCGAAAGCTGCTTGATTCCGGCATGCCGCTGCTCGAGACGTCGTTTGAATTGGGCATGTCCGGCCCCGGTCGGCTGCACGACCTGTTCGTTACCCATGAAGCAATGTCGCCTGGCGACTATAAGACGCGCGGCGCGGGGCTCACCATCCGTTATGGCTATCATACGTCGCCGTTCGGCACCGCCTTGATCATGGCTACCGACCGCGGGCTCGCCGGCCTTGCCTTCAACGATCCGGGCGAGGAACGCGCCGCCTTCGCCGACATGTCCAGCCGCTGGCCGAACGCCGTCTATGTCGAGGACATGGCCGCGACCGGCCCTTACGCCGCGCGTATTTTCGATCCGACGCTGTGGCGTGCCGACCAGCCGCTGCATGTCGTCATGATCGGTACGGACTTTCAGGTTCGCGTCTGGGAAGCGCTGCTCAAGATCCCGATGGGCAAGGCCAGCACCTATTCCTCGATTGCCGCCAGCATCGGTTCGCCATCCGCCAGCCGCGCCGTCGGCGCCGCCAATGGCGCCAACCCGCTTTCCTTCGTGGTGCCGTGCCACCGCGCCATCGGCAAGTCCGGTGATCTCACCGGCTATCACTGGGGCCTGACCCGCAAGCGCGCCATCCTAGGTTGGGAGGCGGGCCAGATCGCTTCTTGA